The following are encoded together in the Gilvimarinus sp. DA14 genome:
- a CDS encoding lipocalin family protein, protein MRYFLITLLTVFLLTSCVSQPEGVTPVESFELNRYLGKWYEIARLDHSFEEDLTHVTAHYSLDEDGNVTVINRGYDAQKSEWSEAEGTAKFVDSPDVGFLKVSFFGPFYGSYIVFELDQDYQHAFVAGPNTDYLWLLSRQPTVPDALTQKFENQAQTLGFHIDQLIYVDQSERP, encoded by the coding sequence ATGCGTTATTTCCTAATAACCCTTCTAACCGTCTTTTTATTAACTTCTTGCGTAAGCCAACCTGAAGGAGTAACACCCGTAGAGTCATTCGAGCTAAACCGATATTTAGGTAAGTGGTATGAAATCGCCCGGCTAGATCACAGCTTTGAAGAAGACCTAACCCACGTAACCGCCCACTACAGCTTGGACGAGGACGGAAATGTTACCGTGATCAACCGAGGCTATGACGCACAAAAATCTGAATGGAGTGAAGCAGAAGGAACCGCCAAATTCGTCGATTCGCCGGATGTCGGCTTTTTAAAAGTCTCCTTCTTTGGACCTTTCTACGGCTCCTACATCGTGTTTGAACTGGACCAAGACTACCAGCACGCATTCGTCGCAGGCCCCAATACTGATTACCTTTGGCTGCTATCCCGCCAACCAACAGTACCGGACGCCTTAACACAAAAGTTTGAGAACCAGGCCCAAACGCTGGGTTTTCACATCGACCAACTGATTTACGTTGACCAAAGCGAAAGGCCTTAA
- a CDS encoding tetratricopeptide repeat protein, translating to MRFAKPLLGLWGVLLLSACASSPEQPNDAATAEADMAEAEASEPAFNAALPPGPVTINPYLQSPAPKVSANIQSDFATAQQQMTQQRWSDARHTLQALVVQAPELSGPWLNLGIVWVQLNEPGQARAAFDRALAANPLNVDAYNHLAALERREGNFAEAQKLYEQALAVWPHSIASHKNLGILQDIYTGDWPQALLHYQAAQYLTEQTQGAPDTQLAGWIIDLQRRMAAQGVQ from the coding sequence GTGAGATTCGCTAAGCCACTGCTGGGGTTATGGGGTGTGTTGCTGCTGAGCGCCTGCGCCAGCTCCCCCGAGCAGCCTAATGATGCCGCCACCGCCGAGGCGGACATGGCCGAGGCGGAAGCCAGCGAGCCGGCCTTTAACGCCGCGCTACCGCCGGGCCCTGTTACCATTAATCCTTACCTGCAAAGCCCCGCACCCAAGGTAAGCGCCAACATACAAAGCGATTTTGCCACCGCCCAACAGCAAATGACGCAACAGCGCTGGAGCGATGCGCGCCACACTTTACAGGCGCTGGTGGTACAGGCGCCCGAGTTATCCGGCCCCTGGCTTAACCTCGGTATTGTCTGGGTACAGCTGAATGAGCCGGGTCAGGCCCGCGCCGCCTTTGACCGCGCCCTGGCCGCCAACCCGCTGAATGTGGATGCCTACAACCATTTGGCGGCGCTAGAGCGGCGCGAAGGCAATTTTGCCGAGGCGCAAAAGCTGTACGAGCAGGCACTGGCGGTGTGGCCGCACTCAATCGCCAGCCACAAAAACCTGGGCATTTTGCAAGATATTTACACCGGCGACTGGCCCCAGGCGCTGCTGCACTATCAGGCCGCCCAGTACCTGACCGAGCAAACCCAGGGCGCGCCGGATACGCAGCTGGCGGGTTGGATTATCGACTTACAGCGGCGCATGGCCGCACAGGGGGTGCAGTGA
- a CDS encoding AgmX/PglI C-terminal domain-containing protein: MARRQTPEWQSPFARSAADDSRFGKILIGAVAVFAIAGVVVPLIQLPEIERAEKEELPPQLARVLLEKQEIEPPPPPPEPEPEPEPEEEPEPEEPPEPEEVPEPEPEPEPEEQPEPEPITEVDKAREKAKTTGVLQFQDALADMREAIDTKAVASENITRGQAEAERAQRDLITSNAEADSGGINTAALSTDTGGVALSGRETTQVESPLGGEDAVASAAPAKSRAASERTDEEIRQIMSQHASALDRYYRRALRSNPALQGKVVLKLVINPDGTLADVSIVSSGLNDPDLEAKVLARVKLITFPARSDVVVTTRNYTLNFLPQL; the protein is encoded by the coding sequence ATGGCTCGCAGGCAGACACCAGAATGGCAATCGCCCTTTGCCCGCAGCGCGGCCGACGACTCGCGCTTTGGCAAAATCCTGATCGGCGCCGTGGCCGTATTTGCCATCGCCGGGGTGGTGGTGCCGCTTATTCAACTGCCGGAAATTGAACGCGCCGAAAAAGAAGAGCTGCCGCCGCAACTGGCGCGGGTACTGTTAGAAAAACAGGAAATCGAGCCGCCCCCACCGCCGCCTGAACCAGAGCCCGAGCCAGAACCGGAAGAAGAACCCGAGCCCGAAGAGCCGCCGGAGCCGGAAGAGGTGCCCGAACCGGAGCCGGAACCCGAACCGGAAGAACAACCCGAGCCAGAGCCCATCACCGAAGTGGATAAAGCGCGGGAAAAAGCCAAAACCACCGGCGTACTGCAGTTTCAAGACGCCCTGGCGGATATGCGCGAGGCCATCGATACCAAAGCCGTTGCCAGCGAAAACATAACCCGTGGCCAGGCCGAAGCCGAACGCGCCCAGCGCGATTTAATTACTAGTAATGCTGAAGCCGACAGCGGCGGTATCAACACTGCAGCGCTTTCCACCGACACCGGTGGTGTCGCCCTGTCGGGCCGCGAAACCACGCAGGTAGAAAGCCCGCTGGGCGGTGAAGATGCCGTGGCCTCAGCCGCGCCCGCCAAAAGCCGCGCTGCATCCGAGCGCACCGACGAAGAAATTCGCCAAATCATGAGCCAACACGCCAGCGCGCTGGATCGCTACTACCGCCGCGCCCTGCGCAGCAACCCCGCGCTGCAGGGCAAGGTGGTGTTAAAACTGGTGATTAATCCCGACGGTACCTTGGCGGATGTCAGCATCGTCAGCTCTGGCCTGAACGATCCGGATTTGGAGGCGAAGGTTTTGGCGCGGGTTAAGTTGATTACCTTCCCGGCGCGTAGTGATGTGGTTGTTACTACACGGAATTATACTTTGAATTTTTTGCCGCAACTGTAA
- a CDS encoding DUF1852 domain-containing protein, which yields MNSEFTFSIKRIDFDENYHPADSTRITTNFANLARGESRQENLRNALRMIDNRFNALANWDNPRGDRYSLELEIISVDLHIEGSDEAFPAIEVLKTQIVDHETNRRIEGVVGNNFSSYVRDYDFSVVLREHNKNQAKFSVPADFGDLHGKIFKSFISSAAYKQNFSKPPVICLSVSDNKTYTRTENQHPVLGVEYQPNVPSLTEQYFKKMGLQVRYFMPPNSAAPLAFYFFGDLLSDYTNLELISTISTMETFQKIYRPEIYNANSEAGAFYQPSLQHRDYSLTRIEYDREERSKLGVEQGKYAEEHFIRPYQGVLEHWAANCAV from the coding sequence ATGAACAGCGAGTTTACGTTTTCGATTAAACGCATTGATTTCGATGAGAATTATCACCCAGCGGACAGTACGCGTATTACCACGAACTTTGCCAATTTGGCGCGCGGGGAAAGTCGGCAGGAGAATCTGCGCAACGCGCTGCGAATGATCGATAACCGATTCAACGCCTTGGCCAATTGGGACAACCCTAGGGGTGATCGCTACTCGCTTGAGCTGGAGATTATTTCCGTCGATCTGCATATTGAAGGCAGCGATGAAGCCTTTCCAGCGATTGAGGTGTTAAAAACGCAGATTGTTGATCATGAAACCAACAGGCGTATTGAAGGCGTGGTGGGGAATAATTTTTCCTCTTACGTGCGCGACTATGATTTTAGTGTGGTGCTGCGCGAGCACAATAAAAATCAAGCGAAGTTTAGCGTTCCGGCAGACTTTGGCGACTTGCATGGCAAAATTTTTAAAAGCTTTATCAGCTCTGCGGCCTACAAGCAGAATTTTAGTAAGCCGCCTGTAATTTGCTTGAGCGTGTCGGATAACAAAACTTATACACGAACTGAAAATCAGCATCCGGTATTGGGGGTTGAGTATCAGCCCAATGTGCCTTCGTTAACCGAGCAGTACTTTAAAAAAATGGGGCTGCAGGTGCGCTATTTTATGCCGCCCAACAGTGCGGCGCCTTTGGCATTTTACTTTTTTGGCGATTTGCTTAGCGATTACACAAACCTTGAGCTTATCAGCACCATCAGCACCATGGAGACTTTCCAGAAAATTTATCGCCCGGAAATTTACAACGCTAACAGCGAGGCAGGTGCATTTTACCAGCCGAGCTTGCAGCATCGTGACTACTCCTTAACTCGGATTGAGTACGACCGCGAAGAGCGCAGCAAGCTGGGCGTTGAACAGGGAAAATACGCCGAAGAACATTTTATAAGGCCGTATCAAGGCGTTTTGGAACACTGGGCAGCTAACTGCGCGGTTTGA
- a CDS encoding MFS transporter: MWTIVHPISAILGSVALLLLGGGLLNTLLTVSGSQAGFSTATVGFIMSGYFVGFMGGTFVSGRLIAQIGHIRAFAFCAALSSSIALMHSLWHNPYFWFLLRVIYGVSFVTLVTVTESWLNARASKEERGKVFASYMVVNLSAIALAQQLLGIQADGPHLLFSLTAIFICLAVLPITITSRSQPQVPSRPKSTLKKVFRLSPLAVAAAVLSGLAMGAFWSMAPLFAASRDFDLSQVGWLMSITIIGGALLQMPIGRYSDKHDRRRVLTVVCAVAAIAALAMTVTTSDKLLLALFFLWGGMSFSVYPLAVALIIDLLEPEDVVSGSTDMLVLHGAGSVFAPIVAGNLMNLTGPNALPIYIAIVFLVLGSYAVFQVRKLSTIPAGDPAHFEPMVQTSPEILEMTAAQEESSQVPNDEEVK, translated from the coding sequence ATGTGGACCATTGTGCACCCTATAAGTGCAATACTGGGTAGCGTCGCGCTATTACTGTTAGGCGGCGGACTACTGAACACTCTGTTAACAGTGTCGGGCAGCCAGGCCGGATTCTCGACGGCAACCGTCGGGTTTATCATGTCGGGCTACTTTGTTGGCTTTATGGGCGGCACATTTGTCAGTGGCCGGCTGATCGCTCAGATTGGGCATATCCGGGCTTTTGCGTTTTGCGCCGCGCTGTCTTCCTCTATCGCGTTAATGCACAGCTTGTGGCACAACCCGTACTTCTGGTTTTTGCTAAGAGTTATCTACGGGGTGTCGTTTGTCACCCTCGTGACCGTCACCGAAAGCTGGCTTAATGCGCGCGCCTCTAAAGAAGAGCGCGGCAAAGTGTTTGCTTCTTATATGGTGGTAAACTTAAGTGCCATCGCGCTGGCTCAGCAGCTACTGGGTATTCAAGCTGACGGCCCGCACTTGCTGTTTTCTCTAACGGCCATTTTTATTTGCCTGGCGGTTTTGCCCATCACGATCACCTCCCGCAGCCAACCCCAGGTACCTTCCCGCCCCAAAAGCACACTCAAAAAAGTCTTCCGCTTGTCGCCCCTGGCCGTCGCGGCTGCGGTACTGTCGGGTTTAGCCATGGGAGCGTTTTGGAGCATGGCGCCACTATTCGCCGCAAGCCGAGACTTTGACTTGTCTCAAGTGGGTTGGTTAATGAGCATAACCATCATTGGTGGTGCATTATTGCAAATGCCCATAGGGCGATATTCAGACAAACACGATCGGCGCAGAGTATTAACCGTGGTCTGTGCGGTTGCGGCTATTGCGGCGCTGGCGATGACAGTAACTACCAGCGATAAGTTACTGCTGGCTTTATTTTTTCTTTGGGGCGGAATGTCATTCTCAGTCTACCCGCTTGCCGTTGCCCTAATCATTGACCTGTTAGAGCCCGAGGACGTGGTATCTGGATCAACCGATATGCTCGTCTTACACGGCGCAGGGTCTGTATTCGCGCCCATTGTAGCGGGCAACTTAATGAACCTGACAGGCCCCAATGCCCTGCCTATTTATATTGCCATCGTATTCTTGGTGCTTGGTAGCTATGCCGTCTTCCAAGTGCGAAAACTGTCGACCATACCCGCCGGTGATCCGGCTCACTTCGAACCAATGGTCCAGACTTCTCCCGAGATATTGGAAATGACGGCAGCCCAAGAGGAGTCATCTCAGGTTCCAAATGATGAAGAAGTGAAATAG
- a CDS encoding MotA/TolQ/ExbB proton channel family protein — translation MDFFSTIVRFFQNGGPFMYPIALVLIIGLVIAVERYLVLSAARRANSQAFNRVMPLLKKRDYQGVVQLGRSDDAPIARIVAAGVARMGQSGNRDDIELAMEEGVLEAMPRLEKRTPYLATLANIATLLGLLGTIIGLIAAFTAVAEADPAEKATLLSNSISVAMNTTAFGLISAIPLLLFHAMLQTKTTELVDSLEMTGVKCLNLLTGSAQPKAAAASQPAPRAGV, via the coding sequence ATGGATTTTTTCTCCACAATCGTGCGCTTTTTCCAAAACGGTGGGCCTTTTATGTACCCCATCGCGCTGGTGCTGATTATCGGCCTGGTGATTGCGGTAGAACGCTATCTGGTGCTCAGCGCCGCGCGCCGCGCCAACAGCCAGGCGTTTAACCGGGTGATGCCGCTGCTGAAAAAACGCGACTATCAGGGCGTAGTGCAACTGGGCCGCTCAGACGATGCCCCCATCGCTCGCATCGTAGCCGCCGGGGTGGCGCGCATGGGCCAGTCGGGCAATCGCGACGACATCGAACTGGCCATGGAAGAGGGCGTATTAGAGGCCATGCCGCGGCTTGAGAAACGCACGCCTTACTTAGCGACTTTGGCGAATATCGCCACCCTTTTAGGGCTTTTAGGTACCATTATCGGCCTGATTGCCGCGTTTACCGCCGTGGCCGAGGCCGACCCCGCCGAGAAAGCCACCTTGCTCTCTAACAGTATTTCGGTGGCCATGAACACCACCGCCTTCGGTCTTATTTCCGCCATTCCGCTGCTGCTGTTTCACGCCATGCTGCAAACCAAAACCACCGAGCTTGTAGACTCGCTGGAAATGACCGGGGTGAAGTGCCTTAACCTTCTGACCGGCAGCGCCCAGCCCAAAGCGGCCGCCGCCAGTCAGCCCGCTCCCAGAGCCGGGGTGTAA
- a CDS encoding CopG family ribbon-helix-helix protein, with protein MSLKATSVRLDDETLARIGQMADAMDRPRAWLMAEAIKQYIAREEWFIREVEQGVAAADANRLIDHADLKARWEAKRAAKVD; from the coding sequence ATGTCTCTTAAAGCAACGTCGGTAAGGCTGGACGATGAAACCCTCGCCCGAATCGGGCAGATGGCAGACGCTATGGACAGGCCGCGTGCCTGGTTAATGGCCGAGGCGATTAAACAGTATATCGCCCGCGAGGAATGGTTTATCCGCGAGGTGGAGCAAGGCGTAGCCGCCGCCGATGCCAACCGCCTGATCGACCATGCGGATTTAAAAGCCCGCTGGGAGGCAAAGCGTGCCGCTAAAGTGGACTGA
- a CDS encoding SIR2 family protein, with protein sequence MHELAEAIRNKKAVLFAGAGLSMNLGLPSFNSLIGKLAEELEFDSELFRMSGDYLTLAEYYYQVKGKLGPLRSWMDTTWHSGDVNISESLIHKAIVDLELSAIYTTNYDRWIERSFDYWKVPYSKIANVSDIASAKEDQTQIIKFHGDFDDDESIVLTESSYFERMNFESPLDIKLRSDVLGKTVLFLGYSLSDINIRYLLFRLQKQWEKEGCDKTRPKSYIFLARPNVVQEEILRARGVVPIVAETDNPKESLQKFLVELLQEAYGKRLEP encoded by the coding sequence ATGCATGAGTTAGCTGAGGCAATTCGAAATAAGAAAGCAGTGCTTTTTGCCGGCGCAGGATTATCAATGAATCTTGGACTGCCGTCTTTTAATTCTCTGATTGGCAAGTTGGCAGAAGAGTTAGAATTTGATTCAGAGCTTTTCCGTATGTCGGGTGACTACCTGACGCTCGCTGAGTACTACTATCAAGTCAAAGGAAAGCTTGGCCCATTGAGAAGCTGGATGGATACTACTTGGCACTCTGGTGATGTAAATATTTCTGAATCCCTTATTCACAAGGCAATTGTAGATCTTGAATTATCAGCGATCTATACAACAAACTATGACAGATGGATCGAAAGGTCCTTTGATTATTGGAAAGTACCTTATAGCAAAATTGCTAATGTTTCTGATATAGCATCGGCGAAAGAGGATCAGACTCAAATAATAAAATTTCATGGAGATTTTGACGACGATGAGTCTATTGTTCTCACGGAATCTAGTTACTTCGAAAGAATGAACTTTGAATCTCCGCTAGATATAAAGCTAAGGAGCGATGTTCTAGGTAAGACTGTCTTGTTTTTAGGATACAGCTTGTCTGATATCAATATCCGCTATCTTCTTTTTAGGTTACAGAAGCAGTGGGAGAAAGAAGGTTGCGATAAAACAAGACCAAAGTCGTATATCTTTTTAGCTCGTCCAAATGTGGTCCAGGAAGAAATACTTCGCGCTAGAGGGGTGGTGCCGATAGTTGCTGAAACTGATAATCCAAAAGAGTCATTACAAAAATTCCTTGTGGAGTTATTACAAGAAGCCTACGGCAAGAGGCTGGAGCCTTAA
- a CDS encoding type II toxin-antitoxin system RelE/ParE family toxin, translating to MPLKWTDLAAQDLEIIEQYIAEDSDPSIAIDVVLSIINTAELILSQHPRAGRQGRVRNTRELVIDGLPFVVIYREGGSGVEVLRTLHCSQQWPGNG from the coding sequence GTGCCGCTAAAGTGGACTGATCTGGCGGCGCAGGATTTAGAAATAATAGAGCAGTATATCGCCGAAGACAGCGACCCGAGTATTGCAATAGATGTCGTGCTGTCCATTATTAACACCGCCGAGCTGATCCTGTCCCAGCACCCTCGTGCGGGTCGGCAGGGCCGAGTTAGAAATACCCGAGAACTCGTCATTGACGGTTTGCCCTTTGTGGTTATTTATCGTGAAGGGGGTAGTGGGGTGGAGGTGCTTAGAACTTTGCATTGTTCGCAGCAGTGGCCGGGGAATGGGTAA
- a CDS encoding non-canonical purine NTP pyrophosphatase gives MLEIRFLSGNKFKIKEASLILKGAGVSVVPVKAKVEELQTEDTSRLVKDKALKAFEKIGRPLFVEHTGLYIDYMNGLPGGLTQIFWDTLQADKFTQLFGKGGENTLVAKTVIGFVDGKRFHLFEGCVKGYVPTEPIGNRDFQWDCVFVPEGESKTFAELGERKNEISMRKKALDQFASFLKIRGHV, from the coding sequence TTGCTAGAAATAAGATTTCTGTCTGGAAATAAATTCAAGATCAAAGAAGCCTCACTTATTCTTAAAGGTGCTGGGGTTTCTGTTGTTCCGGTTAAAGCAAAAGTCGAAGAGCTGCAAACTGAGGACACATCGCGGCTAGTAAAAGATAAAGCGCTTAAGGCTTTTGAGAAAATTGGGCGTCCACTATTTGTAGAACACACTGGTTTATATATTGATTACATGAACGGGCTCCCAGGCGGTCTTACTCAAATATTTTGGGACACATTACAAGCAGATAAATTTACGCAACTCTTCGGTAAAGGTGGTGAGAATACTTTGGTGGCAAAGACCGTAATAGGGTTTGTTGATGGAAAGAGATTCCACTTGTTTGAGGGCTGTGTGAAAGGCTATGTCCCAACTGAACCCATTGGCAACCGAGACTTTCAATGGGATTGCGTCTTCGTTCCAGAGGGTGAATCAAAGACTTTCGCCGAGCTTGGAGAGAGAAAGAATGAAATATCCATGAGAAAAAAAGCGCTGGATCAATTCGCCTCGTTTCTGAAAATTAGGGGCCACGTATAA
- a CDS encoding zinc ribbon domain-containing protein: MRTLNDIYQCIQCKAVVAHGNRHCRGCGVRFTAADIDHMKDNIQSVVGALPWNLRDVYRCVHCQEHVAIKDAYCRGCGDEICDNERQLMKLRMDEIAKENTPALIGLLTFVLLVILALVAM; the protein is encoded by the coding sequence ATGAGAACTCTAAACGACATATATCAGTGTATCCAATGCAAAGCGGTAGTGGCTCATGGAAATAGGCACTGCCGAGGGTGCGGAGTGCGGTTTACGGCTGCCGATATCGATCATATGAAAGACAATATTCAGTCTGTGGTGGGGGCCTTGCCATGGAACTTGCGCGATGTGTACCGCTGCGTCCATTGCCAAGAACACGTTGCCATCAAGGATGCGTACTGCAGAGGCTGCGGGGATGAGATTTGCGATAACGAACGACAACTGATGAAGTTGAGAATGGATGAAATAGCCAAAGAAAATACCCCCGCGCTGATTGGTCTTCTTACTTTTGTGCTACTGGTAATCTTGGCATTGGTTGCAATGTGA
- a CDS encoding biopolymer transporter ExbD — MKQSLRAKRMAKHHRRNQKVPKLNLVSLMDIFTILVFFLLVNSSDVEVLTNDKSIKLPASIADTVPETTLVVMVNDENILVGGRPVTDIASIGEDPEIEPLLAELEYRASRRNITPEQQAKGLPITIMGDKAIPYTLLKQVMNTCAQAGYRDIALAVNKTADKRGEALEGAVQ; from the coding sequence ATGAAACAATCACTGCGCGCCAAGCGCATGGCCAAGCACCATCGCCGCAACCAGAAGGTACCCAAGCTGAACCTGGTATCGCTGATGGATATTTTCACCATCCTGGTGTTCTTTTTGTTGGTCAACTCGTCTGACGTTGAGGTACTGACCAACGACAAATCCATCAAGCTGCCAGCCTCTATCGCCGACACAGTGCCCGAAACCACCTTGGTGGTCATGGTAAACGACGAGAACATTCTGGTGGGCGGCCGCCCGGTAACCGACATTGCCAGCATTGGCGAAGACCCGGAAATCGAGCCCCTGCTAGCCGAGCTGGAATACCGCGCCTCGCGCCGCAACATCACCCCCGAGCAACAGGCCAAGGGCCTGCCCATCACAATTATGGGCGACAAAGCCATTCCCTATACCCTGCTCAAACAGGTTATGAATACCTGCGCCCAGGCGGGCTACCGCGATATCGCTTTAGCGGTTAACAAAACCGCCGACAAACGCGGCGAAGCGCTTGAGGGGGCCGTGCAGTAA
- a CDS encoding biopolymer transporter ExbD: MRFRRRRHNEEAELNITSFMNLMIVLVPVLLLSMVFSRITVLELNLPDSVSASSAEDSEDMDFLEVVLYPDYLGINHPAGNRAFSVCPHIDGDMAGTHNYAELTEALKQIKIRLEDEYQIEKNDIVLLAQPDTDYQTIVSTMDAVRSFKAVVAANVVDASLFPQISLGDAPDNDPLRDQVPCDTVSGGAP, encoded by the coding sequence ATGCGCTTTAGAAGACGGCGCCACAACGAGGAAGCCGAGCTCAACATCACCTCCTTTATGAATCTGATGATCGTATTGGTGCCGGTGCTGTTGCTGAGCATGGTGTTCTCGCGCATTACCGTGCTGGAGCTCAACCTGCCGGATTCCGTCTCGGCCAGCAGCGCCGAAGACTCCGAGGATATGGACTTTCTGGAAGTGGTTCTCTACCCGGATTACCTGGGTATTAATCACCCGGCGGGCAACCGCGCGTTTTCCGTCTGCCCGCACATCGATGGCGACATGGCCGGTACTCACAACTACGCCGAGCTGACCGAGGCGCTCAAGCAAATCAAAATCCGCCTCGAAGACGAATACCAGATCGAGAAAAACGACATTGTCCTCTTGGCCCAGCCAGACACGGATTACCAAACCATTGTCAGTACCATGGATGCGGTGCGCTCGTTTAAAGCCGTGGTGGCCGCCAACGTGGTGGATGCCTCGCTGTTTCCGCAAATCTCTCTGGGCGATGCCCCCGACAATGACCCGCTGCGCGATCAAGTGCCCTGCGACACGGTGAGCGGAGGTGCGCCATGA
- a CDS encoding methionine synthase: protein MKKLLPTSTAGSLPKPGWIAEPEKLWSPWKLQGDELIEGIQDALRVALQEQQQAGIDIVSDGEQTRQHFVTTFIEHLSGVDFEQRKTVKIRDRYEASVPVVVGAVARQKPVFVDDAKFLRQQTQQPIKWALPGPMTMIDTLYDDHYKSREKLAWEFAKILNQEAKELEAAGVDIIQFDEPAFNVFFDEVNDWGIAALEKAVEGLQCETAMHICYGYGIKANTDWKKTLGSEWRQYEEVFPKLQSSSIDIVSLECQNSRVPMDLLELIRGKKVMVGAIDVASHNIETPEEVADTLRQALRFVDADKLYPCTNCGMAPLPRQVARGKLSALSAGAEIVRKELAGHS from the coding sequence ATGAAAAAACTATTACCCACCTCAACGGCGGGCAGCTTGCCCAAGCCCGGCTGGATTGCCGAACCTGAAAAACTGTGGTCCCCCTGGAAACTGCAGGGCGACGAACTGATTGAAGGCATACAAGACGCTTTACGTGTGGCCCTACAAGAACAGCAACAGGCCGGTATTGATATCGTTAGTGATGGCGAGCAGACCCGTCAGCACTTTGTCACGACCTTTATTGAGCACTTAAGCGGTGTGGATTTTGAACAGCGCAAAACGGTAAAAATTCGCGATCGCTACGAGGCAAGCGTGCCCGTGGTGGTGGGTGCTGTGGCCAGACAAAAACCTGTATTTGTGGACGATGCGAAGTTCTTGCGCCAGCAAACTCAGCAGCCGATTAAATGGGCCCTGCCCGGTCCCATGACCATGATTGATACCCTGTACGACGACCACTACAAGAGCCGTGAAAAGCTGGCCTGGGAGTTCGCCAAAATTCTTAACCAAGAAGCCAAAGAGCTGGAAGCGGCGGGTGTCGATATTATTCAATTTGACGAACCCGCGTTTAACGTATTTTTTGATGAGGTCAACGACTGGGGGATCGCTGCATTGGAAAAAGCGGTTGAAGGGCTTCAGTGTGAGACGGCGATGCATATTTGCTACGGCTATGGCATTAAGGCGAACACCGATTGGAAGAAAACTCTGGGTTCTGAGTGGCGCCAGTACGAAGAGGTGTTTCCCAAACTGCAAAGCTCCAGTATCGATATCGTCTCGCTGGAGTGTCAAAACTCCCGCGTGCCAATGGATTTGCTGGAGCTGATTCGCGGTAAAAAAGTGATGGTGGGGGCCATTGATGTGGCAAGCCACAACATCGAAACGCCCGAGGAGGTTGCTGATACCCTGCGCCAAGCCCTAAGGTTTGTGGACGCGGACAAGCTTTACCCATGCACCAACTGTGGTATGGCGCCATTGCCGCGACAAGTTGCCAGAG